The following proteins come from a genomic window of Helicobacter sp. MIT 99-5507:
- a CDS encoding aminofutalosine deaminase family hydrolase, with the protein MKLIGASIIITCDENFKIIKDGGVLFCDKNIIKVGKFDELKQDDLQEVRFYQSCVIMPALINSHIHFEFSKNYSTLHYGNFGKWLDSIMQNRDMLMQDAEIYIKTAIKETLKSGVGCVGAISSNGLDIDFLSKSTLKVVLFNEIMGTNKDFFNIVKDNFKARLEKSKLLEDSRFRAAIALHSPYSLDIELAKYAIDLAKDYKMLVSTHFLESKEELTWLENNNGYFRDFFKYFFKNQNAKPCYSKESFLELFKECQSLFVHCLHLDNNTWDKISKLNASIVSAPRSNRLLNNKYFDLTKANEYNFPFIIATDGRSSNNSLNMLDEARCALFAYKDYEINNLAKEIILAMTKNPAKVLGFNNGILESNKASDFAVFYIKDIEMTTQIELNVILHANEVQDLYINGKRIDIENN; encoded by the coding sequence GTGAAATTAATTGGTGCTAGCATCATAATCACCTGTGATGAAAACTTTAAAATCATCAAAGATGGTGGTGTTTTATTTTGTGATAAAAATATCATAAAGGTTGGAAAATTTGATGAATTAAAACAAGATGATTTGCAAGAAGTTAGATTCTACCAATCTTGCGTTATCATGCCTGCTTTGATCAACTCTCATATTCATTTTGAATTTAGCAAAAATTATTCAACACTACATTATGGAAACTTTGGCAAATGGCTAGATTCTATTATGCAAAATAGAGATATGCTCATGCAAGATGCCGAAATTTATATTAAAACTGCAATAAAAGAGACTTTAAAATCTGGCGTAGGATGTGTTGGTGCGATAAGTAGCAATGGATTAGATATAGATTTTTTAAGCAAGTCTACATTAAAAGTGGTGTTGTTTAATGAGATTATGGGGACAAATAAAGATTTTTTCAATATAGTAAAAGATAATTTTAAAGCAAGATTGGAAAAATCAAAACTCTTAGAAGATTCTAGATTTAGAGCTGCAATTGCGCTTCATTCGCCATATTCTCTTGATATAGAACTTGCAAAATATGCAATAGATTTGGCAAAAGATTATAAAATGTTGGTTTCTACCCATTTTCTAGAATCTAAAGAAGAATTAACTTGGTTAGAAAATAACAATGGCTATTTTAGGGATTTTTTCAAATATTTCTTCAAAAACCAAAATGCAAAGCCCTGCTATTCAAAAGAGAGTTTTTTAGAATTATTTAAAGAATGCCAATCTCTATTTGTTCATTGTCTGCATCTGGATAATAATACTTGGGATAAAATATCCAAACTAAATGCTAGCATCGTGAGTGCTCCGCGTTCGAATAGATTGCTAAATAATAAATATTTCGATTTAACAAAAGCAAATGAATATAATTTTCCTTTTATCATTGCAACAGATGGAAGAAGCTCAAATAATTCATTAAATATGCTAGATGAAGCAAGATGTGCGTTATTTGCATATAAAGACTATGAAATAAATAATCTTGCAAAAGAAATCATACTTGCGATGACAAAAAATCCTGCAAAAGTATTAGGATTTAATAATGGAATCTTAGAATCTAACAAAGCTAGCGATTTTGCAGTTTTTTATATAAAAGATATTGAGATGACAACACAAATTGAATTAAATGTTATTTTGCACGCAAATGAAGTGCAGGATTTATATATAAATGGAAAAAGGATAGATATTGAAAACAATTAA
- a CDS encoding endonuclease MutS2, producing MLQKDIEGLCNKLDLAEFVNKFSDFFARITPFYIAGDITILKQFIDELEVVQFIPPKQVSNLDSALVHIKKLGILKLDSIFEFIKIIKYFLYLKRINFSHSKHISSWLSNINIPNDIINITKSFDDDGKINNGIYPKLDSLNSNITSLKAEIKKSINKILQKDRILPYLVDKQTHLIDSKECLLLKAGFNKYLDGRILERSNAGYFYVFPATLQSLYDRLDKLYVEIEILIYEIETNISKVFLKNHAFLKYINGEFDKFDSIQARVMFAKAFDYSFILPNNKGDIVLCDFAHPALTNPIFSNIDFSKQILIITGVNAGGKTMLLKSILSAVLLAKYLIPFKINALKSKIANFKNIYAVINDPQNSKNDISTFAGRMIEFKNILSQERLLLGIDEIELGTDANEASALYFSILKYLQNKGAKVVITTHHKQLASMMAKNPNVELISALYDENARIPTYKFLQGCIGKSYAFESAMRYGIPINIINDAKALYGDNLENLNELIEQTSLLQAKLRQKEDRLDKLIKSNENKNNELNELISKQNLELNNKKIELENIYNIALKDLKTAIKTNNTKTMQQTLNRQNELLKSLPKPEINKNIKFEVGNRVQSGKSSGVIANISNDMALVDLDNGRKMKIHISKLRLGAVIKDRKKQNISFNLDALHCLPSLDLHGKRVDEALILLDDYISKCLMAGYDEVIIKHGIGSGVLSKVVKEFLENHKKVKSFSDAPFKNGGFGAKLVRF from the coding sequence ATGTTACAAAAAGATATAGAAGGGCTATGCAATAAACTTGATTTAGCCGAGTTTGTTAATAAATTTAGTGATTTTTTTGCTCGTATTACTCCATTTTATATTGCAGGTGATATTACTATTTTAAAGCAATTTATCGATGAGCTTGAAGTAGTGCAATTTATACCCCCAAAGCAAGTATCAAATCTAGATTCTGCATTGGTTCATATAAAAAAACTTGGAATCTTAAAACTGGATTCTATATTTGAATTTATTAAAATTATCAAATATTTTTTGTATTTAAAAAGAATAAATTTTTCTCACTCAAAGCATATATCAAGCTGGTTATCAAATATCAATATTCCAAATGATATTATAAATATCACAAAGAGTTTTGATGATGATGGAAAAATAAATAATGGCATATATCCCAAGCTAGATTCTCTAAATTCAAATATCACTTCACTAAAAGCCGAGATAAAAAAATCTATCAATAAAATATTGCAAAAAGATAGAATCTTGCCATATTTAGTCGATAAACAGACTCATTTGATAGATTCTAAAGAATGTCTTTTGCTTAAAGCTGGATTTAATAAATATTTAGATGGCAGAATCTTAGAACGTTCAAATGCTGGGTATTTTTATGTATTTCCTGCTACGCTTCAAAGTCTATATGATAGGCTCGATAAGCTTTATGTAGAAATTGAGATTCTAATTTATGAAATTGAAACTAATATTTCTAAAGTATTTTTAAAAAACCATGCATTTTTAAAATACATAAATGGAGAGTTTGATAAGTTTGATAGTATTCAAGCCAGGGTTATGTTTGCAAAAGCATTTGATTATAGTTTTATATTGCCAAACAATAAAGGTGATATTGTATTGTGTGATTTTGCACATCCTGCACTAACAAATCCAATATTTAGCAATATTGATTTTTCAAAGCAAATATTGATTATCACAGGTGTAAATGCAGGTGGTAAAACAATGCTACTAAAATCTATACTTAGTGCTGTATTGCTTGCAAAATATCTCATTCCATTTAAAATAAATGCGCTCAAGTCAAAAATTGCAAATTTTAAAAATATATATGCAGTTATAAATGATCCACAAAATTCTAAAAATGATATATCAACATTTGCAGGTAGAATGATAGAATTTAAAAATATTTTATCACAAGAACGATTATTGCTTGGTATTGATGAAATAGAGCTAGGAACTGATGCAAATGAAGCAAGTGCGCTGTATTTTTCTATACTAAAATATTTACAAAATAAAGGTGCAAAAGTAGTCATCACAACACATCACAAACAACTTGCCTCAATGATGGCTAAAAATCCAAATGTCGAACTTATATCGGCTTTGTATGATGAGAATGCCAGAATCCCAACATATAAATTTTTGCAAGGTTGTATTGGTAAATCTTATGCATTTGAGAGTGCTATGCGATATGGGATTCCAATAAATATAATAAATGATGCAAAAGCATTATATGGTGATAATTTGGAGAATCTAAATGAGCTAATAGAACAAACCTCGCTTTTACAAGCAAAACTAAGGCAAAAAGAAGATAGATTAGATAAATTAATAAAATCAAATGAAAATAAAAATAATGAATTAAATGAACTTATCTCAAAGCAGAATCTAGAATTAAATAATAAAAAAATAGAACTAGAAAATATTTATAATATTGCATTAAAAGACTTAAAAACAGCAATTAAGACAAATAATACAAAAACAATGCAGCAAACACTAAACAGGCAAAATGAATTATTAAAATCACTACCAAAACCAGAAATCAATAAAAATATCAAATTTGAAGTTGGAAATAGAGTGCAGAGTGGAAAAAGTAGTGGAGTTATTGCAAATATTAGTAATGATATGGCTTTGGTTGATTTGGATAATGGTAGAAAAATGAAGATTCATATCTCAAAGCTAAGGCTTGGCGCAGTAATAAAAGATAGAAAAAAGCAAAATATTAGCTTTAACTTGGATGCTCTACATTGTTTGCCATCCCTTGATTTGCATGGTAAAAGGGTAGATGAGGCTCTTATATTGCTAGATGATTATATTTCTAAATGTCTCATGGCTGGATATGATGAAGTAATAATCAAACATGGCATAGGTAGTGGCGTGCTATCAAAAGTTGTAAAAGAATTTTTAGAAAATCACAAAAAAGTAAAAAGTTTTAGTGATGCCCCATTTAAAAATGGTGGTTTTGGGGCAAAACTTGTAAGATTTTAA
- a CDS encoding succinyldiaminopimelate transaminase, whose protein sequence is MDFAPYPFTRLNELIKDIKPKKDTIKLTIGEPQFDTPKNIQDELVNNVNLLNKYPSSSGESYLIDSQIGFMKRRFNVSLTKEQIIPTFGTRECLFNFPSFVFGTLKDKENKTMAFPNPFYQIYEGSAIASGANIIYMNIDSAYKPYLDEKDLKKVDLVILNSPNNPTGKTLGKSDLESWVKLALQYDFILLNDECYSEVYEDSKPHSILEACISVDNIAFKNVLCVNSISKRSSAPGLRSGFIAGDLEILRPYRLYRTYIGAACPIPLQKAAAIAWIDDESPEIFRKKYAKNLAHAREILGVDVSPYTFYVWLKVDDDLEFTKKLYENEGILVLPGRFLGRNGVGSGYVRLALVYEENIIIDALKRLKKWI, encoded by the coding sequence ATAGATTTTGCACCATATCCTTTTACGCGACTAAATGAACTAATAAAAGATATAAAACCTAAAAAAGATACAATAAAGCTAACAATAGGCGAACCACAATTTGATACACCAAAAAATATTCAAGATGAATTAGTAAATAATGTAAATTTATTAAATAAATATCCATCTAGTAGCGGAGAATCTTATCTTATAGATTCACAGATTGGTTTTATGAAAAGGCGATTTAATGTTAGTCTAACAAAAGAACAAATTATTCCTACATTTGGCACTAGAGAGTGTTTGTTTAATTTTCCTTCTTTTGTTTTTGGGACTTTAAAAGACAAAGAAAATAAAACCATGGCTTTTCCAAATCCATTTTATCAAATATATGAGGGAAGTGCTATTGCAAGCGGTGCAAATATCATTTATATGAATATAGATTCTGCTTATAAACCATATTTAGATGAAAAAGATTTAAAAAAAGTTGATTTAGTTATTTTGAATTCACCAAATAACCCAACAGGTAAAACATTGGGTAAAAGTGATTTAGAATCTTGGGTAAAACTTGCATTGCAATATGATTTTATTTTATTAAATGATGAATGTTATAGCGAAGTTTATGAAGATTCTAAGCCACATTCAATACTAGAGGCTTGCATTAGTGTGGATAATATTGCTTTTAAAAATGTTTTGTGTGTAAATTCCATATCCAAACGTTCTAGTGCCCCTGGATTGCGAAGTGGTTTTATTGCAGGAGATTTAGAGATATTGCGTCCATATAGGTTGTATCGCACTTATATTGGGGCTGCTTGTCCTATTCCATTGCAAAAGGCTGCAGCTATTGCTTGGATTGATGATGAAAGTCCTGAAATTTTTAGAAAAAAATATGCTAAGAATCTAGCTCATGCAAGGGAGATTCTAGGAGTTGATGTAAGTCCATATACATTTTATGTATGGTTAAAAGTAGATGATGATTTAGAATTTACTAAAAAATTATATGAAAATGAGGGAATCTTAGTGCTTCCAGGTAGATTTCTAGGTAGAAATGGTGTAGGAAGTGGTTATGTAAGACTTGCTCTTGTATATGAAGAAAATATCATTATTGATGCATTAAAAAGGCTTAAAAAGTGGATATAA
- the murC gene encoding UDP-N-acetylmuramate--L-alanine ligase, with the protein MDIKYIHFVGIGGIGISGLARYIQAQGVKISGSDVACSCSTKYLQSLGVNINIPHNKAFITNPSLVIHSAIIKKDNEELEYARSKGISVLSRAEALKIILSKKRVFSVCGAHGKSTTTAMLSAILNKYGAIIGAQSKEYDSNVRAAKSDSVVFEADESDGSFLNSNPYCAIVTNAEPEHMEYYDYDLNRFYKAYSDFLDLAKIRVINAEDKFLSTLNIDAIRLYPSKDIRNLRFFLKDDEPYSSFSLFNDNKFIGDFEVWGFGEHTALNASLAILASLNELSIDLIKENLKNYIGIKKRFDILCNDNCVIIDDYGHHPTEIKSTLDSIKQYAKLKNIDTITAIWQPHKYSRTIHNIDGFINCFENIDKLVILPVWRAYEEPVDINFRDYFARYNPIFADEIKRNGSSIELIKDNRILEVLDSGIIVGFGAGDITYQIRGSI; encoded by the coding sequence GTGGATATAAAATATATACATTTTGTTGGCATTGGTGGTATTGGGATTTCGGGTTTAGCACGATATATACAAGCACAAGGTGTGAAAATAAGTGGCTCTGATGTTGCTTGTAGTTGTTCTACAAAATATTTACAATCTCTTGGAGTAAATATAAACATTCCGCATAATAAGGCTTTTATAACAAATCCTTCTTTGGTTATACACTCTGCAATTATTAAAAAAGATAATGAAGAATTAGAATATGCAAGAAGTAAAGGTATAAGTGTGCTTTCACGCGCAGAGGCACTTAAGATTATATTATCTAAAAAGAGGGTATTTTCTGTATGTGGCGCACATGGCAAAAGCACTACAACCGCTATGCTTAGTGCTATTTTGAATAAATATGGAGCAATTATTGGGGCGCAATCAAAAGAATATGATTCAAATGTCCGTGCTGCAAAAAGTGATAGTGTTGTATTTGAAGCTGATGAAAGCGATGGCAGTTTTTTAAATTCTAATCCATATTGTGCCATCGTAACAAATGCAGAGCCTGAACATATGGAATATTATGATTATGATTTAAATCGTTTTTATAAAGCTTATAGTGATTTTTTAGATTTAGCAAAAATTCGTGTGATTAATGCGGAGGATAAATTTTTATCTACTCTAAATATTGATGCAATTAGGCTTTATCCAAGCAAAGATATTAGAAATCTTAGATTCTTTTTAAAAGATGATGAGCCATATAGTTCTTTTAGTTTGTTTAATGATAATAAATTTATTGGAGATTTTGAGGTTTGGGGATTTGGAGAGCATACAGCATTGAATGCTTCTCTTGCAATTCTTGCATCTTTAAATGAGCTTAGCATAGATTTAATAAAAGAAAATCTCAAAAATTATATAGGTATTAAAAAAAGATTTGATATTTTATGCAATGATAATTGTGTGATTATAGATGATTATGGACATCACCCAACAGAGATAAAAAGCACTCTAGATTCTATAAAACAATATGCAAAGCTAAAAAATATCGATACTATTACTGCGATTTGGCAACCACATAAATATTCTAGGACTATTCATAATATTGATGGATTTATAAACTGCTTTGAAAATATAGACAAGCTTGTGATTTTGCCTGTTTGGCGTGCATATGAAGAGCCAGTTGATATTAATTTTAGAGATTATTTTGCTAGGTATAATCCAATTTTTGCCGATGAAATAAAAAGAAATGGCTCAAGTATCGAGCTAATAAAGGATAATAGAATCTTAGAAGTGCTAGATTCTGGGATTATTGTAGGATTTGGTGCAGGCGATATTACATATCAAATAAGAGGAAGTATATAG
- a CDS encoding DEAD/DEAH box helicase, which yields MKHNRNGFLEFELKDKILKGIVELGFNNPSPVQKDSIPLILNGHDLIAQAQTGTGKTAAFSIPILNMLKNNSEIEALIITPTRELAIQISDEIFKLGKFLHTKTICVYGGQSIKRQIELLNKKPQVMVATPGRLLDHLKNNRIKRFNPKIVVLDESDEMLDMGFLDSIEEIFRFIPRDRQTLLFSATMPSPIKNLANKILNNPKSVKIAATSVANADIEQKYYIINESERDSAITRLIDVIAPQKSIIFTRMKKEADKLSSFLISKGYKSVCLHGDMEQRERQVAIKSFRENKANILVATDVASRGLDISNVSHVFNYHMPLNPESYVHRIGRTGRAGKKGMAITLVTPLEFRDLKRIKERINTTLELFELPNNYNTDDFISKILDYKISSDSLDLYPVLSSKIDNAQLVCKLLSYLCDSLSGISKNKIKELQDSLDEAPQVKQKTRTRRARRK from the coding sequence ATGAAACATAATCGTAATGGCTTTTTAGAATTTGAATTAAAAGACAAGATTTTAAAAGGTATCGTTGAACTAGGATTTAATAATCCAAGCCCCGTGCAAAAGGATTCTATTCCACTTATTTTAAATGGACATGATTTGATAGCACAAGCTCAAACTGGGACAGGAAAAACTGCTGCATTTTCAATTCCGATTTTGAATATGTTAAAAAATAATAGTGAAATTGAGGCATTAATCATTACACCGACAAGAGAACTTGCAATTCAAATTAGTGATGAGATTTTTAAACTTGGTAAATTTTTGCACACAAAAACTATATGTGTTTATGGTGGTCAATCAATAAAAAGACAAATTGAGTTATTGAATAAAAAACCTCAAGTTATGGTTGCAACACCAGGCAGATTGCTAGATCACTTAAAAAATAATAGGATAAAAAGATTTAATCCAAAAATCGTAGTTTTAGATGAAAGCGATGAAATGCTTGATATGGGATTTTTAGATAGCATTGAAGAGATTTTTAGATTTATTCCACGCGATAGGCAGACCTTGTTATTTTCAGCTACGATGCCTTCTCCAATCAAGAATCTTGCAAATAAGATTCTAAATAATCCAAAAAGTGTAAAGATTGCAGCTACAAGTGTTGCAAACGCAGATATAGAACAAAAATACTATATCATTAATGAAAGTGAAAGAGATAGTGCCATTACTCGTTTGATAGATGTGATAGCACCGCAAAAAAGTATCATTTTTACAAGAATGAAAAAAGAAGCTGATAAATTATCAAGCTTTCTTATAAGCAAAGGCTATAAGTCTGTTTGTTTGCATGGAGATATGGAACAAAGAGAAAGACAAGTTGCAATAAAATCTTTTAGGGAAAATAAAGCAAATATATTAGTAGCCACTGATGTAGCAAGTAGAGGGCTAGATATAAGCAATGTTAGTCATGTATTTAATTATCATATGCCATTAAATCCAGAAAGTTATGTCCATAGAATCGGCAGGACAGGTAGAGCAGGAAAAAAAGGCATGGCAATTACACTTGTAACTCCGCTTGAATTTAGAGATTTAAAAAGGATAAAAGAGCGGATAAATACGACATTAGAATTATTTGAATTGCCAAATAATTATAATACAGATGATTTTATATCAAAGATTCTAGATTACAAAATATCATCAGATTCTCTTGATTTGTATCCAGTTTTAAGCTCTAAAATAGATAATGCACAACTTGTTTGTAAGCTTTTATCATATTTGTGTGATAGTCTAAGTGGAATCTCAAAAAATAAAATAAAAGAATTACAAGATAGCCTAGATGAAGCACCACAAGTAAAGCAAAAAACAAGAACTAGAAGGGCAAGAAGAAAATAG
- a CDS encoding amidohydrolase family protein: protein MIFKNAMICDESKLQTTDIQIKDNIIVKIDSNINDNDEIIDCKDKIIMPQFIDLNVFPKNKSLSRKNLESLAKKAKAGGVGILTLNSNTNPKIDNEMILEFIKSINKELEVVIHPLISSINNENKLVDISILHSMCGIGVNLQSNLSPNIIDKIAKYAKMLDIPVFVNADDNLGGVINYGEMSAKLGLPARNPLSEIKEVAKILEVAIFYNIKVVFQAITEIRSIDLINQAKKINPNIFCEVSIHHLLLNDTACDNYNTLAKINPPLKDKTTQDNLIEFFKNNKIDLLTSMQCACYKSLKEQVFEQAEYGIDAINGYFSLIYSYLIKTNITDLQNISRICSKNPAKVLNLDYGEIKVGKEAKLMVVDINSNNTIEDTPYNKNLFGRVLQFI from the coding sequence ATGATTTTTAAAAATGCAATGATATGCGATGAAAGCAAATTACAAACAACTGATATACAAATTAAAGACAATATAATAGTAAAAATAGATTCTAATATTAATGATAATGATGAAATAATTGATTGTAAAGATAAAATCATCATGCCTCAATTTATTGATTTAAATGTTTTTCCAAAAAATAAATCTCTCTCAAGAAAAAATCTAGAATCTCTAGCAAAAAAAGCAAAAGCTGGTGGAGTTGGGATACTTACCCTAAATAGCAATACAAACCCAAAAATAGATAATGAAATGATTTTAGAATTTATAAAAAGTATAAATAAAGAGCTAGAAGTAGTTATCCATCCGCTAATATCATCAATAAATAATGAAAATAAACTTGTAGATATATCTATACTTCATTCGATGTGTGGCATTGGAGTAAATTTGCAAAGTAATTTATCTCCAAACATAATAGATAAAATCGCAAAATATGCAAAAATGCTTGATATTCCTGTGTTTGTAAATGCTGATGATAATTTAGGCGGAGTTATAAACTATGGAGAAATGAGTGCAAAGCTTGGGCTTCCTGCAAGGAATCCACTAAGCGAAATAAAAGAAGTTGCAAAGATTCTAGAAGTCGCTATCTTTTATAATATAAAAGTAGTTTTTCAAGCAATCACAGAAATAAGAAGTATTGATTTAATAAATCAAGCAAAAAAAATAAATCCAAATATCTTTTGTGAGGTTTCAATCCATCATTTATTATTAAATGATACAGCTTGTGATAATTACAATACTCTAGCCAAAATCAATCCTCCGCTAAAAGATAAAACAACACAGGACAATCTAATAGAATTTTTTAAAAATAATAAAATTGATTTACTTACTTCAATGCAATGTGCTTGTTACAAATCGCTAAAAGAGCAGGTATTTGAACAAGCAGAATATGGGATTGATGCGATTAATGGCTATTTTTCACTTATTTATTCATATCTAATAAAAACCAATATCACAGATTTACAAAATATATCTAGAATCTGTTCTAAAAACCCAGCTAAAGTATTAAATCTTGATTATGGCGAGATAAAAGTAGGCAAAGAAGCTAAGCTAATGGTTGTAGATATAAATTCAAATAATACAATAGAGGATACTCCATATAATAAGAATTTATTTGGTAGAGTTTTACAATTTATTTAA
- a CDS encoding mechanosensitive ion channel family protein → MEEKISTILDLLWHDIINATIIGSKALLILVIGIWFAYFVSKKARKILQKALKDEMLSGFLSKVIFVAVVILVVVAVLGTMGVQTTSIIAALGAAGLAIALALKDSLSNLASGIMLVVFRPFTKNDTIEVENSVGIVEDISLFHTYMKTPDGKLVVIPNTNIANSQVINYTAKKAGSKKMQDILDSAEVVRRIDWLIGVSYDSDIDKTKEIIRNAVLSTQNINDGKNDPQKAAFVGLNELQASAIEFAVRAWVINNDEFFKTKCDMIENVKKALDAANIEIPYNKLDVKILK, encoded by the coding sequence ATGGAAGAAAAAATATCAACAATATTAGATTTACTATGGCATGATATAATAAATGCAACAATCATTGGCTCAAAAGCATTGCTTATCCTAGTCATTGGGATATGGTTTGCATATTTTGTAAGTAAAAAAGCAAGAAAGATTCTACAAAAAGCATTGAAAGATGAAATGCTATCTGGCTTTTTATCAAAAGTCATTTTTGTTGCAGTAGTTATACTTGTCGTTGTCGCAGTGCTCGGCACAATGGGCGTGCAAACTACTTCAATCATCGCTGCACTTGGTGCTGCTGGACTTGCTATCGCACTTGCACTTAAAGATTCTCTATCAAACCTTGCAAGCGGCATTATGCTTGTTGTATTTAGACCATTTACAAAAAATGATACGATAGAGGTAGAAAATAGCGTTGGAATTGTAGAAGATATTTCTTTGTTTCATACATATATGAAAACACCTGATGGAAAACTTGTAGTTATACCAAATACAAATATCGCAAATAGTCAGGTTATAAACTACACTGCAAAAAAAGCTGGTTCAAAAAAAATGCAAGATATATTAGATTCAGCAGAAGTAGTTAGAAGGATTGATTGGCTAATTGGTGTTAGCTATGATAGTGATATTGACAAAACAAAAGAGATTATTAGAAATGCTGTTTTATCGACACAAAATATAAATGATGGTAAAAATGACCCACAAAAAGCTGCATTTGTTGGTTTAAATGAATTACAAGCAAGCGCAATAGAGTTTGCAGTAAGGGCTTGGGTGATTAATAATGATGAATTTTTTAAAACTAAATGCGATATGATAGAAAATGTGAAAAAAGCACTAGATGCGGCAAATATTGAGATTCCATATAATAAACTAGATGTAAAGATATTAAAGTGA
- a CDS encoding cytochrome c biogenesis CcdA family protein — translation MELLLFNLFEKLPYSISFLAGILTFLSPCVLPLIPPYMSYISGISIQELQNKSLKNKIVIFQKALLFVFGFSIIFILIGMSFNTLLGRILGNNIINYIAGGIIVLFGIHFLGIIKFGFLYKTKKLDSSKLENIRFLKYISPFILGVVFALGWSPCVGPILSSIMVLSSTNKAGGLSFMIVYASGLAVPFLLTALAIEKFFRLFNKIKKYSRMIEILSGILLIAIGIIIAFGGLDRLNELIS, via the coding sequence TTGGAATTATTATTATTTAACCTTTTTGAAAAACTACCATATTCTATTTCATTTCTAGCTGGAATCTTGACTTTTTTAAGTCCATGTGTGCTACCGCTTATACCGCCATATATGTCATATATAAGTGGAATCTCAATCCAAGAATTGCAAAATAAATCATTAAAAAATAAGATTGTGATATTTCAAAAAGCATTATTATTTGTTTTTGGATTCTCTATTATTTTTATTCTAATTGGAATGTCATTTAATACATTGCTTGGCAGAATCTTAGGAAACAATATAATAAATTATATTGCTGGCGGGATTATTGTATTATTTGGAATCCATTTTCTTGGGATTATAAAATTTGGTTTTTTATACAAAACCAAAAAGCTAGATTCTAGCAAACTAGAAAATATTAGATTCCTAAAATATATTTCACCATTTATACTTGGTGTTGTATTTGCACTAGGCTGGAGTCCTTGTGTTGGACCGATATTAAGTAGCATTATGGTATTAAGTAGCACAAATAAAGCTGGGGGATTAAGCTTTATGATAGTTTATGCAAGTGGGCTTGCTGTGCCATTTTTATTAACAGCACTTGCAATAGAAAAATTTTTTAGGCTATTTAATAAAATCAAAAAATACTCAAGGATGATAGAAATACTTAGCGGGATTTTACTAATTGCAATAGGTATTATAATAGCATTTGGCGGATTAGATAGGCTAAATGAATTAATAAGCTAG